aattatgaaaaataagaacaaaaaagcTTAACTAATTAAATACATTACATGTGTGCAACATTCTTTATAAACTACACTGAAGTCTTAGTGGACTAATTAcagtactttttaaacagtaatgctgtaaaaaattaagaaatgtattttaaaaattaataccaaaaCTACTAAGGAAAAAATGAGAGAAAAGGccctgaaatattttatttgttattgcaaaaatactgaaaatttgatTGGTTTTAAACCAACTTTTTAATTGGTGAGTTCCTTCAATTATTTCTTtctaaaaacatctttaaaaataaaaaataaaattgtttttttgtttgaatatgtTTTATAGCTAAGCATGAAAACAGTGCacataaaatagcaattttataaagaaattaatttttgttggtTGAAATAACAATCATAATGTAATTGAGTTTATCCCATGTCAATATGCTCTATACCACATTTATGCAAACTTCATCTGATTTGAGCTACTTCTAAATATGACTGCAATGATAAAAtcccctcctccccctcccctctccaaCCACTTTCATTCTAAAGTTTAAACTAAATAGGAAGGTAGGaagacacaaaaaaaattttgcatgcaaCATTTTGGGACACAATATTAACCATTCTTTTTTACAATCTGCAATATAAGTTAAGctataaataaatactgcaggcTCAATTTAACgcacaaaaatgttttatatctGTTTCTAGTTTAAATGTATTTATagggctatttttttaaataaaaataagtaaatattgttTAGCCCAAAGCTTGTTTATACTTGTTAGATTAGTACATGAAATACCCAGCCAGCCCAGTCAATTCCAGTTGAGGACTGCATCGTGCTCATTAGCTCcaggcataggaagtgactgagctggaggtggaaaacctcttcaggaagccaagagtgccaaacaaactagtagctattggcactcttggcttccataagaggttttccacctccagctcagttactcctatgccgggctgatgagtgctaataagcacgaaactgcagtcctcggctggaattgactgagctggctgtgtatatttcatgcatttctgccttagccctggctatagggcggtaacttaatgaATTGTTACATTAGTATTAGAAAAAGTCAGCATCTCAAACACCTCACCTGTCACTGTGCACCAGGCCTGTAATATTGGCAGGAGCTAAAGAAAGTTGAAATGGAGTGTTGAAGTGGTGTTGCTGTTCTTCTGATCTGTGCACTATTTGTCCCTTACGCATCACCATGAATCCACTATCCCCAATGTTGGCCGTGTACAACATCTGATCGGTGCGATTTAGCACTACCACACATGCAGTACTGCTCCCTGAAATTATTAAGTCATGATTGAGAGCAAGTCACACATTCAACTGCTGCATAGcatcaaacattttaaaagtacaaTAGAGTTCGGAGCCAAAGCTATTGGTTCTACTAAACGTATTCAGTACCAACCTTAACTAGTTTATCTACACACAGTccagtcccgacttacgcgagggatacgttccaaaaccccttgcgtaagtcgaaatttcgcgttgtgaaaaagggtATGAAAACCACTTTTTGACAaacataaacaattattttagagACTCATAAATACCCTTTCGACtgctttaaaccattccttaagtatatttaaatattttccacataaagaactgaatttatactgcattgtttttcaaaaaaaaaatgacttaatcaatttaaaatactgttatgatgtacaaaatcaatgatcagtggAAGAGTGAGACAATGTACAATACTGTATGTACAGTAtgcaataatattaataaaaacgaaaagcaacagTATTATACTACTCTACAGTATATATGGTTATAATAATTACTATAACTAAAAAGCTGAAGATTATAATAGTTGGTGCTGATGTGAAGTTCTCCCGATTGATACTATATTCTCCTGCATATCGAAGATCTTGACTTTTCCTTACTTTTAAGAAACTTTCTGTACCCTGGCTTAAGTTGAAGCAGCATGCTTAGAAAAATATACTATGtgaaattaacttttgcatttaaaGTGGGAAATACGGAGTAGTTATTTTTATACACCAACAAAGCAATGATTCGACTAGTACGGTGTTAAAACTTCCACACTTTAGTCATGCGAAAAGGATGAAGTCACTTCGAGAAACTGATATTTAGTAGCCACTATCGAAGATGATACGTACGCCCATCGATTCCTTGATGAACACATTCGCGTCCCGGGCGAGAAATTCTCGTTAGCTATAAATTTCGCTACTCgcgaaaaaatcgcgttatagccgtttcgtgtaagtcgaattgcgttgtagcgcGAGTTGACTGTATCTAGATTGGTTGAAGGCTTTCGTGAAAGCTCACGGGAGCCCAGCTCACAGTTCTTTAgcaatttttgacattttggatAGAATTCTGactatttaggcactaaaataaatTTGAGGGACTATAGAGCTCAGCTTAAGTAGTAATCTACAAAGCTCATTAATCTAATAACATTAGAAAAACTTTTGTGGCAGATAAAGCTTTGtagtttctgaaagaaaaaaaaatgtaataagaaATATTTAGGAAACAACACCTGAGGTCTACCTTTTTCTGGAAATTGATCTTAAATGGAATTTTTCACAATCAATAGGTATGaacattttaggatttttttaaaaaataattctaagcAGGTGCATATTTTCTCTCTGCCTTTGACACAGCACAAATGCAAATGACAATATTTCACGAAACATCTTAACATTTTGCTTCTCACAAATAATACATGCAAGTACCAAGGTCTTAATTTGCACAGGAACTCAGTTTCTGCACTTCTTTTcaaatttagctgaaattttatacattcatacctgccaacctccgagaataaaaatccggaagatttttttatttttatccacaagattttaacgcaaaataaaatcaaacaggacaccaaccctctttacatttaacaatatattagttatgaattttatatcaattgaacttactttcgtttagtaaatgttacttttattgctttctttaaaagtttggaaataacatttgttactcatcttaaaaaaagaacgaagcaaaaacagcttgaattgagagaatgagaagataattggcaccgaaattgtgcccctagttgcccgccgcaacgcttgctttgattggatcccgatgaagtcatgcgctgtatcactcagtgacgtcataatcttgcctcgcttcttctcgtgccattctcttacggcaaactttccttggctacttggacTAAAACGCGGTGCTGCGTCCCGCAAAagtatcgttagcgccaaaattggcgagataattatttttcctacaaaacgtgaaaaatccggaagattttgctcataaccagaaaaacggaaaaggacataaaaatccgtaaaacttccgggaaatccggaagggttggcaggtatgtaCATTTGACAGGAATTCACACTATTTACGTAACAAAACAAGATCGAAGACAATAGAATCCCCCCacttcaacacaaaaaaaaaaaaaaaaaaaaaattaacaatttgaaaaacatgttttaaaatttaaaacctcattttttcataaaaaatatgagGTGTTCATTGAATGGTTTATCtaccctatccccccccccccccagaactgaACTAAAATTAATCAATAACCATATCCTTCCTCTAAAATTTTTCATGGCTACACCACCAGTTGTAAATTActtataaagaagaaaaaaccaagaccttaaaaaatgaataaataagcagtacaaaataaataaagaagaaaaacttagaacttaaataattttaattgttgaatAAGCTCTGAACATAAAGCAACAGATATGAGATAAAAAAGACAAACTTTATGTCACAGCTCAACTATAGTAATCTAAATTCAGACCTATAATTTGCTCTTTATTTTCCTTCAGTTCATAATAGCTGGCAGCTATGAGGTGGCCAGGATTTCTAGGATTGAAGCGACCTGTGACGACAAGCCTTTCACACGTCTCCATCAAAGTATAAGAAAACTTGGAAGGATCAAAACCATAGTTTCGCCAACCGCCGACGCCATCGGCAACACCTAGAGAACACGAAAcaattaaagcattttatattTCCAGATAAATACTGATCACGCAAAAGAATTATTTATAGCAAAAGTTGAATCAAATTCATCATTGAatcttattttcttcttttactcACCCTCAAAATCTAACCTTAATTCATAGTTGAAATAATTTTACCTATGTAAAAGGTATGTTAATGTACACAAAAATTACACATTATTACCCAAAAGATTGCAAAGTAAATGGTAattttttgacaagaataagATGATGTTTACAACTATAAAAATCAACGCAACACTGTGTTTTCAGATTCAGAAATGAtgagattttaaacaaaaaagcaaGGTTAGATATACattgctacacttaggtcatggaaataagtgtactaGTTATCGTTTATAGAGTTCAATCACTAGTCAGGCAGAAaacgttattgatctgggtatcttaataaatcaggacttcaagtttagtctaCAGTGCAGCactgcaagtaacaaagccaacagaatgcttgggtttatcaatagagcTATTACAAACAAATCCAAGAAGGTTCTTCtacctttatataggagtttggtGAGACCCCATCTGGTGTTCGCTATGCAGTTTTGGTCGTCTTATCTCAAgacaagaaagatatttctgtgtcagaaaaggttcagagaagggttactagactagtaagaggattttcagatttagactatacatattaagccctATGATAACAgatttaataggcttaatatgtatagcctggtgcaaaggagagtcagaggggacatgattcagttatttaaatttatcaaaatgaacgGTGTCAATGGTTTAATTTTTTGCACGGGAAGCAAGACGagtaagggcgcccatatgcaaaattgtaagggggggggggctcaaaaattttccccatggtttaggtggatttttccccatagaaactgatttcaggacagattagagtcattaatttttgacatttttaataacttattcattaatggctggaaaagaaattttttacatttttgcaaagaaaaaagtactaaaagcgaggaagttctaatttcaaagggggggggcgcttgaGCCCCCCCTTTACCCCCTATATAGGTGTCCATGAGGACAAGAGTTCATTgttttaacccttcaagcggccgtgacgtaaaattccttcacccagcgatgtattgaagagcggccgtgtcgaaaaatttggccttgaatattctgcttcgagaacggctgcggcgtaaaattctatgaaagaatattcatggcgaaatttttcgacacggccgctcttcgatacatcgctgggtgaaggaattttacgtcacggccgcttgaagggttaagctatttaaatcttagGCTTacctggaaatcaggaaaaactactactttagtagggttgtgggctcttggaacagcttaccggaagggACGATAATGAGCAAGGctgtggatagctttaagagggtcattgagcTTCATTGGAGACtcataaattgactaggatctgcctagctgggcccagagtctgttgctggtcgtcgtaTTTGAATATTGAAACGGGTATGCCAAATATTTACACATACAAATGTGACAactagcaacaggctctggcGCAGCTAGGATGGTCCTAGTTACTTTAAGGGGCTGTCCTCAAATAATGTAATGCTTTTACACTGTGAAATTGCGAGCTTGTGATATGAGGAAGTGAGAGGATgtcaagaaatgtgacatcatgCACTTTTAATgagaatatgcttatgaaaaacatgTGAAAAGGGGAGGGGTAAGTTGAAGTGTGACAAAGAAAAAGAGgggatcaaaaatgttgaaaaaagtgtgacatcattaatGGATTCCCTCTCACCCTTATATTCTAATTTATGCCCTATAAGTAATTTGGAAACTCCTCCACACTAAAGTAACATATCTCACAAGCTGGTATCTCTTAATATCAATATCAAGCGTAACCTACATAACTTGAATTTTGTACTTTATTACTTATTCTATTatcttacaaactttttaacttaCATCAACGTGATACATAAGAAAAGGTTTCATCCTCTTCAaccaaataaaaagtaaacaacgtgtaaaaaatatttcgtacTTCTACCTTCAACAAGTATTATCTTTTCATACAAAGAATAATGTAGTTTCAATGTTCACAAAAAAGATGAATTGTAGATCATAGGTCATAAGgacaggcctgtcatttcaaaattttccgggagggggggggggggggaggagctttAAACCAGAATATTCTATGGGGAAAAGCaacaaaatacaaatataaattcaaaattattttttctaaacagcaccccccccccctcttccaccCCGATAACTAGCCTGTTCTGAGCGTGTACGTTGAGTTTATAGCCAAACAGCACGCTATTTTTCAGAAACATGAAAGAACTGACAGCATTGAGAAGAGtaacaggggatatttcgataattggtaATCTGGTGCGGTCCTCTCATTTTTGAAGCAGATAATTTTACtctggtaaccctgctgatttatagtaaccctatgtgaatagatgtttcggttctctttgtttagatttgcaaccaAAAATACCTCTTGCTGGAGCCAAAAATGAAGAAAGaacgccagattcccaattatcgaaatcatCCCTAGTAACAAGTTGTGGAACTacatttttcttcacaaaatcttGAACATCTTTCTTTCCCCCATATCAAGAGACACGTTTGTTTTTAGATAATTGGTACACGCTTGAAAACATTTCGCGAAGTGAAATGTAGGTCAACAACAATGTAAAACGagataccgaaaaaaaaaagagagaattacCGAACATTAATggaaaaatgatctttcacaaaTTCAATTAAGCGGTAGTCTAACGCGAGAAACAAAAAACGAAATATTTGCATACTGGATGGACAAAGGGCATTTCTAGTTGTTGAAGGTCATCAGAAAAATTACCACTCTGACGCCAAGTATCTTGAAATTAAAAAGGGGGGCAATGAGGGGAAATTAAAGTGATAGAAAAATGTACAAATGTTAACATACCTAATACATCAGCTGTTTTGTATCTTGCAAAAAAACTCGCATCATCCCCGTATCGACCTCTATTTAAAAGGGCGGAAAATCGCGAAGAAACTTTGGGAAAACCACAAGCTACGGCTAGCAGTCTGAAATCTCTTTCTCTTTTACGATTTACGGCTGCTTCTGTGCTACTGGAATAATTGTAAACACCACTAATTAAAGCTCGAGTCAGAAATCGCCCGTACACAATAACGGATTGcatttttttcacgaaattattcgCAGTTGTACGTAAATTCCAGTCCGCTCGAATCTCTTATCCATCACAGCGCTATGTTTTGTAATTTCAAggattttgaattattttttttccatatccTACAACCAAAACTCATAGCTCGTAGCAGAAATCTCGTTTTAATCATTCGCCTGCCATTCAAAGCATTGCTTACATAAATAATAGACACCACGTGGTACAAACAAGCGTCTTGATGcgcatttctttcttttcaaatcaAAGTCAAGAAAATatctgaaagaaaatgaaatatcttGAAACAACTCGAACTAGTAAAAAAAGTTGGAAGAGGAGATTAATTTTATTGTGCTTCAGGCGCATAGGGGGTGAGCGTGAGATCTATTAAAGTGCCGGACCGTGATTTTAAAatgtccgggggggggggggggggggtaaggggtACATACTCAActcaaattttatcggaaaacaataAAAACGTATACCCTCTTGCACGTAAAAGCAGTTATTTTTCAagtcgggtggggggggggggggggttgactcTCCAAATGACGGGACTGCAAAGTGCTCCCATTCATTCTTTAATATCAGCTAGTTTATCCCCTATGTTACTTACATATGacctttattttttatcttttctagCGGAGGGCTAATTTAGgatttccgattccgagtcacaactgactacaactgtatttatatcgaggactgcatactaagtgttttgcctccattatttttttataccgatagatgacagtaccatcaccggatcgaacagttaatgagaatttagaactagtccaggagctaatagctgcctggtgctagcacccccaaaggtatcgtttcacttggaggacattgagaccacgagcatatttaacgtcgcccagtcccctttaatgacgacggtggatcttcgaccatcgaagtTCGATTTAAGGACCCTCCGGCAccaaatccgacactctaccgatcgggatACCACGGCCCCGAGGGCTAATTTAGGGGAAGATGGGAAGATTTTCTTTGCAATGAGAATATTTAATAGTTGTTCTCAAAATGTCCTTTGTCTTGACGTAAAAAATCTCGCTCGTGATTTGAAAGCATGAAGTGTCTCAGAAAACTGAACCATGAGAAATATTATTAGTATAATTTGAATTTCTTCATCTAGTTAAATCTATATTTGATATAAATAATGCTGAAACTCATATTTTAAGATGTCCTCCATggtattgctaaaaaaaataattttcaatatcgtTGCCAGCGTTCACATCATTTTTGTGTACAAGCTCGAATCGAACGAGCAGTATGGCTTCAGCAGTACTTTCAACAGTGTCTCCGATATGTACTCTCTTCTCTGTTTGAAGTATCTAGGGCACCCTTATTGTGTCTCTTGACACTTGTGTCAAAAGGCATTATTATGACCGAGTGCTGCGAGTAAAATTTTACTATTCCATCTCTCTGTGCTGCTACTGAAGCTCGAAATCACGGatacaaaattgagaaaaaaataatgaacataagagagttttatttatttgttacgtTTCATCGATGAAGTATGTAAACAaacaaactcgaaaaaaaaatttgtatcgtCAGTTTAAAATGCAAGGACTTTAATCATGGTAGTATCTTTGAAATGACAGTTATGAAAAGCTGATTTGGAGTTCGAGTGTTTTTTTATGTGTGGAACTTGGATCCTCCTGTGTTGCTATACATAAAGGGATATTAATGGTGGAAATGTCCGAATATCAATGGTatacatttatttctgaaacaatattctttttgaaaaatatttggtaAATTTTTTCTGTGTAAAATGCTCACTTAAATAACTATTGCATAAACTCCAGTGTTACCCCCAGACTAATAAAGGGCTGTTTGTTTCCGGatgaaagtatatttttgtaattcaattTAATAACACTTTTAAATCGAAATTCTGCTTTAGATAGAGTGCTTTTTTTAGTACTTAATATTATACTTGGCTTAATTGTCACGGAGAAATATGAAGCCTGcctttgcttatatctcagcaagtagaccacttagagacttcggtgCTTAaaagatttcactaaatgatttgcttcactttcttaaggtacaacttaacgctaaaaaaatcaactctaaaataaaattgttatttcaaaTAGGATGAAAAGCAGTAAATTTCACGTAATTTCCAcatgaaatgtttaaatataaaacccattgttacaaatttttttgccttgcaacagtaatgttaatagtaagcataatgaaaattttgaatcaatgctTCTCTGAAACAAGCTTGAAATGTATTCAGTCATTGCTCTCATCAATGCCAATAATGATAACGATTTCAGACATGTATATAGGTTTTcccttttagtatggagcatttatatgaaaaaaaagttgaagtttcatgatggtaacattattccatttttgaaatacatttatactaaacataataaaatagcaaatttttcaaaaaaatacaaagcacttttcataatgcactttaaagttcaaaataacttttctggattagaaaagacaatttaagtattcttgtggttttcaaaaatttcaggaaaatgacaccacaaacaaagaaaagtgcggttctagtcatctCAAACCAAACCTTCCCAATgataaaaatatgcatgtttctatactcaaagttatgattgaaaactagataataataagaaattctctttaaACTTGAGcggcacttttcttcgttt
This window of the Uloborus diversus isolate 005 chromosome 4, Udiv.v.3.1, whole genome shotgun sequence genome carries:
- the LOC129220146 gene encoding protein phosphatase PTC7 homolog, with the translated sequence MQSVIVYGRFLTRALISGVYNYSSSTEAAVNRKRERDFRLLAVACGFPKVSSRFSALLNRGRYGDDASFFARYKTADVLGVADGVGGWRNYGFDPSKFSYTLMETCERLVVTGRFNPRNPGHLIAASYYELKENKEQIIGSSTACVVVLNRTDQMLYTANIGDSGFMVMRKGQIVHRSEEQQHHFNTPFQLSLAPANITGLVHSDSPESADTTSLPIEEGDLILLATDGLFDNLPESVIVQHLSKLRDHNLENMQKMVNSLAFLAHRLAFDANYLSPFAKRARENGINTFGGKPDDVTVLLAAVTNLLGERTEPIPAVIAQHSCSDHG